One stretch of Nocardia mangyaensis DNA includes these proteins:
- a CDS encoding putative quinol monooxygenase: protein MSTPASLPYAFVAKIVAADGQHDALADLLAGAVALANEEVGTIVWFAARTHADTFWIFDAFPDEAARDAHANGAIVAALMANQHLLGAAPEILAADVLASKLP, encoded by the coding sequence ATGTCCACACCCGCATCACTTCCGTATGCCTTCGTCGCCAAGATCGTCGCGGCCGATGGACAGCACGACGCGCTCGCCGATCTGCTCGCCGGCGCTGTCGCACTAGCCAACGAAGAAGTAGGAACGATTGTCTGGTTCGCGGCTAGGACCCACGCCGACACCTTCTGGATCTTCGATGCATTCCCCGACGAGGCCGCTCGCGACGCCCACGCCAACGGCGCCATCGTCGCAGCCCTGATGGCCAACCAGCACCTCCTCGGCGCAGCACCCGAGATCCTGGCGGCCGACGTCCTCGCGTCCAAGCTCCCGTAG
- a CDS encoding helix-turn-helix domain-containing protein: MAKPSAVPAEEKARIVLSVLAGELTVAEAARRAKVSEQSVGNWKRQFLEAGRAGLTAGKSGRSTREQQLEAEIADLTQALGEAHLAARVWKKSAEGRLGPSRTSR; encoded by the coding sequence ATGGCGAAACCATCGGCTGTTCCGGCCGAGGAGAAGGCGAGGATCGTGTTGTCGGTCCTGGCCGGTGAGCTCACCGTGGCCGAAGCGGCCCGGCGAGCGAAGGTGTCCGAGCAGTCGGTAGGGAACTGGAAGCGCCAGTTCCTGGAAGCGGGCCGGGCGGGTTTGACGGCCGGCAAGTCGGGCCGGTCGACACGTGAACAGCAACTAGAGGCCGAAATCGCTGATCTGACACAGGCTTTGGGTGAAGCGCACCTGGCCGCGCGGGTGTGGAAGAAGTCCGCGGAGGGCCGGCTGGGCCCTTCGAGGACCTCGAGGTGA
- a CDS encoding ABC transporter permease — translation MSFYLSSLAWTPRVLKRYRREVVRLVAEVSLGTGALAVIGGTVVVVGFLTAAAGYEVGQQSTSSLGRVGVEAMAGFISAFFNTREAIPVIAGVALTATVGAGFTAQLGAMRVSEEIDALEVMSVPSMPYLVTTRILAGLIAVGPLYAIALFMGYASTEFVSVVLSDQSAGTYEHYFNLFLVPADVLWSLLKVTIIAVVVMCVHCFHGYNAAGGPAGVGVAVGRAVRSSLIAIMVIDLLVGVAVYGGVHSTVRVSG, via the coding sequence ATGTCGTTCTACCTCAGCAGTCTTGCGTGGACGCCGCGGGTGCTCAAGCGCTACCGCCGTGAAGTTGTCCGTCTGGTGGCCGAAGTCAGTCTCGGCACCGGTGCGTTGGCCGTGATCGGCGGCACTGTCGTTGTCGTCGGATTTCTCACTGCGGCAGCGGGTTACGAAGTGGGACAGCAGAGCACCAGCTCGCTCGGTCGGGTCGGTGTGGAAGCGATGGCCGGCTTCATTTCGGCCTTCTTCAATACGCGCGAAGCCATCCCGGTGATCGCCGGAGTCGCCTTGACAGCCACTGTCGGCGCCGGATTTACCGCCCAACTGGGTGCCATGAGGGTAAGCGAGGAGATCGACGCACTCGAGGTGATGTCAGTGCCGTCCATGCCATATCTCGTCACTACGCGGATCCTGGCCGGCCTCATCGCGGTCGGACCGCTCTACGCGATCGCGTTGTTCATGGGATATGCCTCGACCGAATTCGTCAGTGTGGTTCTCTCCGACCAGTCAGCCGGTACATATGAGCACTACTTCAACCTCTTCCTGGTGCCGGCGGATGTGCTGTGGTCGTTGCTGAAGGTGACGATTATCGCTGTAGTTGTGATGTGTGTGCACTGCTTCCACGGATATAACGCTGCGGGCGGTCCGGCCGGGGTCGGGGTCGCGGTGGGGCGTGCTGTGCGCAGCTCCCTGATCGCCATCATGGTCATTGATCTGCTCGTCGGTGTCGCCGTATACGGCGGCGTCCACTCCACCGTGCGGGTTTCCGGATGA
- a CDS encoding IS3 family transposase, translating into MSERLACKVVGLHRSTYRRLPAAQTPTDPDAGLRAWLRSYATKHQGHGFRRAWAALRFDEGSEVNKKKVHRLWREEGLQVRAHSQRKRAGCSSAPAVDADAPKVVWALDFQFDSTVDGRAVKIASMIDEHTRESLLHLVERSITAEKLVAELERVFSACGGPPKVLRMDNGPERISHALQQFCADRVGIVYIPPGTPWNNGFIESFNRRLRAECLNRNPLDEPARSAGRDRRLQDEHNHRHRHSALGYLTPAEYAVRCSHTHHPVDCDTN; encoded by the coding sequence ATGTCGGAACGGTTGGCGTGCAAGGTCGTTGGGCTCCATCGATCGACCTATCGGCGGCTGCCGGCCGCGCAGACCCCGACCGATCCCGACGCTGGTTTGCGGGCCTGGCTGCGGTCCTATGCCACGAAACACCAAGGTCACGGGTTCCGCCGTGCGTGGGCGGCGTTGCGGTTCGACGAGGGCAGTGAGGTGAACAAGAAGAAGGTGCACCGACTCTGGCGGGAAGAGGGCTTGCAGGTGCGCGCGCATTCCCAGCGCAAGCGGGCCGGATGTTCCTCGGCGCCGGCGGTCGACGCTGATGCCCCGAAGGTGGTGTGGGCATTGGATTTTCAGTTCGACTCCACCGTCGACGGTAGGGCGGTGAAGATCGCGTCGATGATCGACGAACACACCCGCGAATCACTGCTGCACCTGGTCGAGCGGTCGATCACCGCCGAGAAACTCGTCGCCGAACTCGAGAGGGTGTTCTCCGCCTGCGGTGGACCACCGAAGGTGCTGCGGATGGACAACGGGCCGGAAAGGATTTCTCATGCGCTGCAACAGTTTTGCGCTGATCGAGTGGGGATCGTCTACATCCCGCCCGGAACACCATGGAACAACGGGTTCATCGAATCGTTCAACCGGCGGTTGCGGGCCGAGTGCCTCAACCGCAACCCACTGGACGAGCCTGCTCGAAGCGCGGGTCGTGATCGGCGACTTCAAGACGAGCACAACCATCGGCATCGGCATTCGGCGCTGGGCTACCTCACCCCGGCCGAGTACGCTGTCCGCTGCAGCCACACCCACCACCCCGTGGACTGCGACACCAACTGA
- a CDS encoding TetR family transcriptional regulator, giving the protein MAEVLSFHAEMRQLLRERSLDVARRIVCSDGWSAVRISSIAKEVGINRPALYKEFGSRQEFGQALVAREADVFLAGVVDALRTHPDEAVAGMVQAAEFALQFGSDNSLLKAILIEREGQDGGLLPVLVADPETVLARAVSVIDAVVREQYSAQVVGDAVQEDSVEVLVRLTLSHLYQPRGTIEDAVAQIRRVITSLLHAQPDAEELVR; this is encoded by the coding sequence GTGGCTGAGGTGCTGAGTTTCCATGCTGAGATGCGACAACTCCTGCGGGAGCGATCGCTCGATGTGGCACGCCGGATTGTGTGCTCCGACGGGTGGTCTGCTGTGAGGATCTCAAGCATTGCCAAGGAGGTCGGCATCAATCGCCCGGCTCTCTACAAGGAGTTTGGGTCGAGGCAGGAGTTCGGGCAAGCGCTGGTCGCCCGCGAAGCTGATGTGTTCCTGGCGGGTGTCGTCGACGCACTTCGAACGCATCCAGACGAGGCGGTGGCGGGTATGGTCCAGGCTGCTGAGTTCGCTCTGCAGTTCGGCTCGGATAATTCTCTGCTCAAAGCTATTCTCATCGAACGCGAGGGGCAGGACGGCGGTTTACTCCCGGTTCTGGTGGCCGACCCTGAGACGGTGCTCGCCCGCGCCGTGAGCGTGATCGATGCGGTCGTACGTGAGCAGTACTCGGCCCAGGTAGTCGGTGACGCGGTACAGGAAGACTCCGTCGAAGTCCTGGTGCGGCTGACCCTCAGTCACCTCTATCAGCCGCGGGGCACGATAGAAGATGCTGTCGCGCAGATTCGTCGTGTGATCACAAGCTTGCTGCACGCACAGCCGGACGCCGAGGAGTTAGTTCGCTGA
- a CDS encoding MlaE family ABC transporter permease, whose product MSPTETRMSRAAAAATANARIAPRVLGEFYATALETFRHLPSRPFQLREFIAQAWFIAGVSIVPTLLMAIPFCVMVVFQINVLLNEIGAIDLSGAGAGVAVIREIGPIVTVLVVAGAGATAICADLGSRTIREEIDAMRVLGIDPIQRLVVPRVIASTTVALFLNGLVTAVGLTGGYLYAVYLQGATPGQFITAVPILTGIPDLLISELKAAIFGLLAGLVACHLGLNVKGGPKGVGEAVNQTVVFSFVLLFFANAIITTLSLH is encoded by the coding sequence ATGTCACCAACCGAGACAAGGATGTCGCGCGCGGCCGCAGCGGCAACCGCGAATGCGCGCATCGCGCCGCGCGTCCTTGGCGAGTTCTACGCGACCGCGCTGGAAACCTTTCGGCATCTGCCCAGCCGTCCGTTTCAGCTACGGGAGTTCATCGCGCAGGCATGGTTCATCGCAGGCGTATCGATCGTGCCGACGCTGCTGATGGCCATTCCGTTCTGCGTCATGGTCGTTTTCCAGATCAATGTGTTGCTGAACGAGATCGGCGCCATCGATCTGTCCGGTGCAGGGGCAGGCGTCGCGGTAATCCGCGAGATCGGTCCGATTGTCACGGTCTTGGTCGTAGCGGGTGCGGGCGCCACCGCCATTTGCGCCGACCTCGGATCACGCACGATTCGAGAAGAGATCGATGCGATGCGCGTCCTTGGCATCGACCCGATCCAGCGCCTGGTCGTCCCGCGGGTCATCGCCTCGACGACCGTGGCGCTTTTCCTCAACGGCCTGGTCACAGCGGTTGGTTTGACCGGTGGGTATCTGTACGCGGTGTACCTCCAGGGCGCGACTCCTGGGCAGTTCATTACCGCCGTGCCGATTCTGACCGGCATTCCGGACCTGTTGATCAGCGAGCTCAAGGCCGCGATCTTCGGTCTCCTCGCGGGCCTGGTCGCCTGTCACCTCGGCCTCAATGTCAAGGGCGGACCGAAAGGTGTGGGAGAAGCGGTGAACCAGACAGTGGTCTTCAGTTTCGTGTTGCTGTTCTTCGCCAACGCGATTATTACCACCCTTTCCCTGCACTGA
- a CDS encoding GlxA family transcriptional regulator has product MRIGLIAIDGCFGSAVASVIDIVRVADGARGDVDPRIDPIELAILGPKRRVTTTASMTLSVDHPLSESGEFDVVVVPALGTLTAAATHDALQSRDARSVIASLGRLDDATTRIAAACTGVFAVAETGRMHHRRATTSWFLGPEFLKRYPTVALDLDTMVVVDGNLVTAGAAFAHIDLALSLVRSISPDLAQHVAKLLIIDERPSQAAFVAYEHLRHEDPIVVEFERFVRARLDEPFNVAFVAQSLGTSRRTLERRVRAALNLTPLGFVQRLRIERARHLSATTDLTSAEIALRVGYANAETLRSLLRRERRRS; this is encoded by the coding sequence ATGCGTATCGGACTGATCGCGATCGACGGCTGCTTCGGTTCGGCGGTCGCGTCGGTCATCGACATCGTGCGGGTGGCCGACGGAGCCCGCGGCGATGTCGACCCGCGGATCGACCCGATCGAACTCGCCATCCTCGGACCGAAACGGCGAGTGACCACGACGGCATCGATGACCCTGTCGGTGGACCACCCGCTGTCGGAGTCCGGAGAGTTCGACGTGGTCGTCGTCCCTGCGCTTGGAACCCTCACGGCCGCCGCGACCCACGACGCCCTCCAGAGCCGAGATGCACGTTCGGTCATCGCCTCACTCGGGCGCCTCGACGACGCGACCACCCGGATCGCCGCGGCGTGCACCGGCGTGTTCGCCGTCGCCGAGACCGGACGGATGCATCATCGGCGGGCGACGACCAGCTGGTTCCTGGGGCCGGAGTTCCTGAAGCGCTATCCGACCGTCGCCCTCGATCTCGACACCATGGTCGTGGTCGACGGGAACCTCGTCACCGCCGGCGCCGCGTTCGCCCACATCGACCTCGCGCTCTCACTCGTGCGATCGATCAGCCCCGACCTGGCCCAACATGTCGCCAAGCTCCTCATCATCGACGAGCGTCCGTCGCAGGCGGCCTTCGTCGCCTACGAACATCTCCGGCACGAGGACCCGATCGTCGTCGAGTTCGAACGCTTCGTGCGCGCCCGCCTGGACGAACCGTTCAACGTCGCCTTCGTCGCGCAGTCGCTCGGCACCAGCCGGCGCACCCTCGAACGACGAGTCCGTGCGGCGCTCAACCTCACTCCGCTCGGCTTCGTCCAACGGCTTCGCATCGAACGAGCTCGGCACCTCTCAGCAACCACGGACCTCACCTCCGCCGAGATCGCGCTACGGGTCGGCTACGCGAACGCCGAGACTCTGCGCTCCCTCCTGCGCAGGGAGCGACGCCGTTCCTGA
- a CDS encoding IS110 family transposase: MSAVDSPSDEDEEPNLMMLIGVDPHKSTHTATAVDPATNSDLGSVRIEASFVGYRQLLSWSRQWSERRWAVENAEGLGHHLALWLVAMGESVVDVAPAATARVRQLSRGGRRKNDRIDAAAAASVAALHGDARPVYAETHADSLALLDERRKNLSGNRTRSVNQLHALLRELLPGGAPTDLTAPRAATVLRGLRPVTATDQVRKSLAKDLVSDIKRYDAQLAENASAMDELLNLQGTTLRQIPGIGPVMAARIIGRTGHAHRFSTAAAYANYTGTAPVEIASADSTRHRLSRHGDRELNSALHTIAMIQIRMRGSVGRSYYDKKIAQGKSSRDAKRCLKRRLADLIWRVARQTLWQGPLFAGLTSERV, from the coding sequence ATGTCGGCCGTGGATTCCCCATCCGACGAAGACGAGGAACCGAACCTGATGATGCTGATCGGCGTCGATCCACACAAGTCCACCCATACCGCGACCGCTGTCGATCCAGCAACGAATTCCGATCTCGGTTCAGTCCGGATCGAGGCCAGTTTCGTCGGCTACCGACAACTACTCTCATGGTCGCGGCAGTGGAGCGAACGCCGGTGGGCCGTGGAGAACGCCGAGGGACTCGGTCATCACCTGGCGCTGTGGCTGGTCGCTATGGGCGAGAGCGTGGTTGACGTGGCGCCGGCCGCAACGGCGCGGGTCCGACAGCTCTCCCGTGGTGGACGCCGCAAGAACGACCGAATCGACGCCGCCGCCGCGGCGAGTGTCGCGGCGCTGCACGGAGATGCCCGCCCCGTGTATGCGGAAACGCATGCTGATTCTCTTGCGCTTCTCGATGAACGTCGAAAGAACCTGTCCGGCAATAGAACTCGATCGGTCAATCAGCTGCATGCACTGCTGAGAGAGTTGCTGCCCGGCGGCGCGCCCACCGACTTGACCGCCCCGAGGGCCGCGACGGTCCTGCGCGGTCTGCGCCCGGTCACGGCCACTGATCAGGTCCGCAAATCCCTAGCGAAGGACCTGGTCTCCGATATCAAACGGTATGACGCCCAGCTCGCCGAGAACGCCTCAGCGATGGATGAACTGCTCAACCTGCAGGGCACCACTCTGCGCCAGATCCCAGGGATCGGACCTGTGATGGCTGCCCGCATCATCGGTCGAACCGGCCACGCACACCGATTCTCGACGGCGGCTGCCTACGCAAATTACACCGGCACGGCGCCAGTCGAAATCGCCAGCGCGGACTCGACTCGACATCGGCTGTCTCGCCACGGCGATCGAGAACTGAACTCCGCCTTACACACCATCGCGATGATTCAGATCCGCATGCGCGGAAGCGTCGGACGCAGCTACTACGACAAGAAGATCGCCCAGGGCAAGTCATCGAGAGATGCAAAGCGTTGCCTCAAACGACGACTTGCCGATCTGATCTGGCGTGTCGCGCGTCAGACTTTGTGGCAGGGCCCGTTGTTTGCGGGCCTGACCAGTGAGAGAGTCTGA
- a CDS encoding ISL3-like element ISPfr2 family transposase: MSDATPPAGFGRPDLTAFARLDGLGLSVTGQRLEPDRAVLACRVVEPDQWCRRCGSEGAARDTVIRRLAHEPLGWRPTVLEVVVRRYRCADCGHVWRQDTSAAAEPRAKLSRTGLRWALEGIVVAHLTVARVAEGLGVAWDTANNAVLAEGKRLLINDPTRFEGVKVIGVDEHVWRHTRRGDKYVTVIIDLTPARDGAGPARLLDMVEGRSKAAFKTWLADRDDAFRDAVEVVAMDGFTGFKTAAAEEIPDAVTVMDPFHVVRLAGDALDRCRRRVQLAIHGHRGFRDDPLYKSRRTLHTGADLLTDKQSDRLRALFVDDAHVEVEATWGVYQRMIAAYRHEDRQRGRELMEKLITDLSAGVPKVLTELTTLGRTLKKRAADVLAYFERPGTSNGPTEALNGRLEHLRGSALGFRNLTNYIARSLLETGGFRPQLLHPRLG; the protein is encoded by the coding sequence GTGTCCGACGCTACCCCGCCGGCCGGCTTCGGCCGCCCTGACCTGACCGCCTTCGCTCGACTCGACGGCCTCGGTCTGAGCGTGACCGGGCAACGACTTGAACCGGATCGTGCGGTCCTCGCGTGCCGCGTGGTGGAACCAGATCAGTGGTGCCGACGGTGCGGCAGCGAAGGCGCTGCTCGTGACACCGTGATCCGGCGGTTGGCCCACGAGCCGCTGGGCTGGCGACCGACCGTGCTGGAAGTTGTAGTGCGCCGCTACCGCTGTGCCGACTGCGGACACGTGTGGCGCCAAGACACCAGCGCCGCGGCGGAGCCACGCGCGAAGCTCTCGCGCACCGGGTTGCGGTGGGCGCTGGAAGGGATCGTGGTCGCACACCTCACCGTCGCCCGTGTCGCCGAGGGACTCGGGGTCGCGTGGGACACAGCCAACAACGCGGTCCTGGCCGAAGGCAAGCGGCTGCTGATCAACGACCCCACGCGGTTCGAGGGCGTGAAGGTCATTGGCGTCGATGAGCACGTCTGGCGCCACACCAGGCGTGGCGACAAGTACGTCACCGTGATCATCGACCTCACCCCGGCCCGCGATGGCGCCGGCCCAGCAAGGCTGCTGGACATGGTCGAGGGCCGGTCGAAGGCGGCGTTCAAGACCTGGCTCGCCGACCGCGACGACGCCTTCCGTGACGCGGTCGAGGTGGTCGCGATGGACGGCTTCACCGGGTTCAAGACCGCCGCTGCGGAGGAGATCCCGGACGCGGTCACGGTGATGGATCCCTTCCACGTCGTGCGCCTGGCCGGTGACGCCCTCGACAGGTGTCGGCGCCGGGTCCAACTCGCGATCCACGGGCACCGTGGGTTCAGGGACGACCCGCTCTACAAGTCGCGGCGCACGCTGCACACCGGCGCGGACCTGCTTACCGACAAGCAGAGCGACAGGCTACGCGCGCTGTTCGTTGATGACGCTCACGTCGAGGTCGAGGCGACCTGGGGTGTCTACCAGCGCATGATCGCCGCCTATCGCCACGAGGACCGGCAACGTGGCCGCGAGCTCATGGAGAAGCTGATCACCGACCTCAGCGCCGGCGTCCCCAAGGTGCTCACCGAGCTCACCACCCTGGGCCGGACCCTGAAGAAGCGAGCCGCCGACGTGCTCGCCTACTTCGAACGACCCGGCACCAGCAACGGGCCGACCGAGGCGCTCAACGGACGGCTCGAACACCTGCGCGGCTCCGCACTCGGGTTCCGCAACCTGACCAACTACATCGCCCGAAGCCTGCTCGAGACCGGCGGCTTCAGACCCCAACTCCTACACCCCCGATTGGGATGA